A single genomic interval of Brevibacillus brevis harbors:
- a CDS encoding SDR family NAD(P)-dependent oxidoreductase translates to MKQFENKVAVITGAASGIGRALATRCVEEQMKVVLADVEVAALQRVEQELQAAGATVLAVVTDVSKEKDIQMLAQKTLDSFGAVHLLFNNAGVGGGSTIWQSTLADWQWVMNVNLWGAIHATQIFVPMMLKQGTECHIVNTASLAGLESGPGNSIYRVSKHALVSLSETLYHELKMIQSKIGVSVLCPGFVQTQICDAHRNRPAEYSKPGDIVEPSPMTTAIDQFIRLGVEQGISPKEVADHTFLAIKGNRFYILPDPSYKETVRQRMEDILNQHNPTFVIPSHI, encoded by the coding sequence ATGAAGCAGTTTGAAAACAAAGTAGCGGTCATTACCGGAGCGGCCAGCGGTATCGGTCGCGCATTGGCAACCCGCTGTGTTGAGGAGCAGATGAAAGTTGTTCTTGCCGATGTAGAAGTAGCGGCGCTCCAACGAGTAGAGCAGGAGTTACAGGCGGCAGGGGCAACTGTCCTCGCCGTTGTGACGGACGTAAGCAAGGAAAAAGATATCCAGATGCTTGCACAGAAAACGCTAGACTCGTTCGGTGCTGTCCATCTATTGTTCAACAATGCAGGGGTTGGCGGAGGCTCGACAATCTGGCAAAGCACCCTTGCTGATTGGCAATGGGTCATGAATGTGAACTTGTGGGGGGCCATTCACGCTACACAAATTTTCGTACCCATGATGTTAAAACAAGGGACTGAATGCCACATCGTGAACACCGCCTCTCTCGCTGGCCTTGAGTCTGGACCAGGGAATAGCATTTATCGGGTAAGCAAGCATGCGTTAGTCAGTCTGTCGGAAACCCTCTACCACGAATTGAAAATGATCCAATCCAAAATCGGTGTTTCCGTTTTATGCCCCGGCTTTGTTCAGACGCAAATATGTGACGCCCATCGCAATCGTCCAGCGGAGTACAGCAAACCAGGAGATATCGTGGAGCCCTCACCGATGACCACTGCCATCGACCAGTTCATTCGTTTAGGTGTGGAGCAAGGAATTTCTCCGAAAGAGGTAGCTGATCACACCTTCCTGGCGATCAAGGGCAATCGCTTTTACATTCTGCCAGATCCATCATATAAAGAGACTGTGCGTCAGCGAATGGAAGATATTTTGAACCAGCATAACCCGACGTTCGTGATTCCCTCGCATATTTAA
- a CDS encoding DUF2165 family protein: MSNLTLRYLKVLVVALSAAFGTSIFLGNLMDYHSNYQFVQHVLSMDTTFEGNALMWRAITEPTAHTIAYIGIIIAEGLFSLLGWIAAGNMLRNVKKDAKTFNNSKTFAYIAYMVAFCIWFFGFAIVGAEWFVMWQSQVWNGQQVAFNITEVMIGFVILVSLRDRELTDV; encoded by the coding sequence TTGAGTAATTTGACGTTACGGTATTTGAAGGTTTTGGTTGTAGCACTATCCGCAGCATTTGGGACGTCCATTTTCTTAGGGAATCTTATGGACTACCATTCCAATTATCAATTTGTCCAACATGTTCTGTCCATGGATACCACGTTTGAGGGTAACGCACTGATGTGGCGAGCGATTACTGAGCCTACTGCTCACACCATAGCTTATATCGGAATCATCATTGCGGAAGGGCTGTTCTCACTTTTGGGTTGGATCGCGGCAGGAAATATGCTGCGTAATGTAAAGAAGGATGCAAAAACGTTCAATAACTCGAAAACATTCGCATACATCGCTTATATGGTTGCTTTTTGCATCTGGTTTTTCGGATTTGCCATTGTGGGCGCAGAGTGGTTCGTTATGTGGCAATCACAAGTATGGAATGGTCAGCAGGTCGCGTTTAACATTACAGAGGTGATGATTGGATTCGTGATTTTGGTTTCTTTACGAGATCGAGAGTTAACAGATGTGTAA